The following are encoded in a window of Gossypium raimondii isolate GPD5lz chromosome 13, ASM2569854v1, whole genome shotgun sequence genomic DNA:
- the LOC105784073 gene encoding ras-related protein RABE1c produces the protein MAAPPARARADYDYLIKLLLIGDSGVGKSCLLLRFSDGSFTTSFITTIGIDFKIRTIELDGKRIKLQIWDTAGQERFRTITTAYYRGAMGILLVYDVTDESSFNNIRNWIRNIEQHASDNVNKILVGNKADMDESKRAVPTSKGQALADEYGIKFFETSAKTNLNVEEVFFSIAKDIKQRLADSDTKAEPSTIKINQPDAAGGAGQAAQKSGCCG, from the exons ATGGCTGCTCCACCAGCAAGAGCTAGAGCTGATTATGATTACCTCATAAAACTTCTTTTGATCGGCGACAGCG GTGTTGGTAAGAGTTGCCTTCTTTTGCGGTTCTCGGATGGTTCCTTCACTACCAGTTTTATCACCACCATTGG TATTGATTTTAAGATAAGAACCATTGAGCTTGATGGTAAGCGAATTAAGCTCCAAATTTGGGATACAGCTGGGCAGGAGAGGTTTCGGACAATCACGACTG CTTATTATCGTGGAGCCATGGGAATCTTGCTTGTATATGATGTCACAGATGAATCATCCTTCAACA ATATTAGGAATTGGATTCGGAACATCGAGCAGCATGCATCGGATAATGTTAACAAGATATTGGTTGGGAACAAGGCAGACATGGATGAAAGCAAAAGG GCTGTGCCTACCTCGAAGGGACAAGCACTCGCTGATGAGTACGGAATCAAATTTTTTGAAACC AGTGCAAAGACAAATCTAAATGTGGAGGAAGTTTTCTTTTCGATAGCAAAGGACATAAAGCAAAGACTCGCTGATAGCGACACAAAGGCTGAG CCTTCGACGATCAAGATCAATCAACCTGACGCTGCAGGCGGAGCTGGTCAAGCTGCACAAAAATCGGGATGTTGCGGTTAA
- the LOC105783294 gene encoding zinc finger protein ZAT12, whose protein sequence is MKRDREDREIEAMAMANCLMLLSKVGQIDPPKHNSIHQRGVFACKTCDKRFSSFQALGGHRASHKKPRFTDADLPASPKKPKIHECSICGLEFPIGQALGGHMRKHRVVSNEGMVVTRPVTEKLNGDDADNDGGLCLDLKLAPCGIDLDLKLEKAAAPPRMPPVVHLFI, encoded by the coding sequence atgaagaGAGACAGGGAAGATAGAGAAATCGAAGCTATGGCAATGGCAAATTGTTTGATGTTATTATCAAAAGTTGGCCAAATCGATCCACCAAAGCATAATAGTATTCATCAGCGTGGAGTTTTTGCATGCAAGACGTGTGATAAACGGTTTTCATCTTTTCAAGCACTCGGCGGCCACCGTGCTAGCCACAAAAAACCGAGGTTTACGGACGCGGACCTACCGGCTTCACCTAAAAAGCCTAAAATACATGAGTGTTCGATTTGTGGACTCGAATTTCCGATCGGTCAAGCTCTTGGAGGTCATATGAGGAAACATAGAGTTGTTTCGAATGAAGGAATGGTGGTGACTCGGCCGGTGACGGAGAAATTGAACGGCGATGACGCTGATAATGATGGTGGTTTGTGCCTTGATCTGAAATTGGCGCCTTGTGgaattgatttggatttgaaGTTAGAGAAGGCCGCGGCGCCGCCACGGATGCCGCCGGTTGTCCACTTGTTCATATAG
- the LOC105783293 gene encoding transcription factor MYB59 produces MEMVKDESCRKGPWTEKEDMVLVNFVHLFGDRRWDFIAKVSGLNRTGKSCRLRWVNYLHPGLKRGKMTPQEEKLVLELHAKWGNRWSRIARRLPGRTDNEIKNFWRTHMRKMALEKKRSTSPSSSSSSTVTRVDSLPSSGTGKVSFYDTGGPKMAVFDDIKGYSMDEIWKDIDMSEGNTTKLPLSENYSEQGCCNHFSCPSMASSPPWDFSWDYSLWKMDDDDDDDDEEERKVFIATTNNQLFNLFVHKP; encoded by the exons atggaaatggtgaAAGATGAAAGCTGCAGAAAAGGTCCATGGACAGAAAAAGAAGACATGGTTTTGGTGAACTTTGTGCACTTATTTGGGGACCGGCGATGGGATTTTATTGCCAAAGTTTCAG GGTTGAACCGAACAGGGAAGAGTTGTAGGCTAAGATGGGTTAATTATTTGCACCCTGGTCTTAAAAGAGGGAAGATGACACCCCAAGAAGAAAAGCTCGTGCTTGAACTTCATGCCAAATGGGGGAATAG GTGGTCGAGAATTGCTAGGAGATTACCAGGGCGTACGGACAACGAGATCAAGAACTTTTGGAGAACTCATATGAGAAAAATGGCTCTAGAAAAGAAGCGATCCAcgtcaccatcatcatcatcatcatcgacTGTCACTAGAGTCGATTCATTACCATCATCAGGTACTGGGAAGGTAAGTTTTTACGACACCGGTGGTCCAAAAATGGCGGTTTTCGATGATATTAAGGGATACTCCATGGATGAAATATGGAAAGACATTGATATGTCTGAAGGAAACACAACGAAACTGCCTTTGTCTGAAAATTACAGTGAACAAGGTTGTTGTAATCACTTTTCTTGCCCTTCAATGGCTTCTTCTCCTCCATGGGATTTCAGTTGGGATTATTCATTGTGGAAgatggatgatgatgatgatgatgacgatgaagaagagagaaaggtGTTCATTGCAACAACTAataatcaattattcaatttatttgttcATAAACCCTAA
- the LOC105783292 gene encoding aquaporin TIP1-2: MPISRIAVGSPAEAGQADALKAALAEFISVLIFVFAGEGSGMAFNKLTDDGSSTPAGLVAAALAHALALFVAVSVGANISGGHVNPAVTFGAFVGGHITLVRSILYWIAQLLGSVVACLLLKFSTGGMTTSAFSLSSGVGAWNAVVFEIVMTFGLVYTVYATAVDPKKGNIGIIAPIAIGFIVGANILAGGAFDGASMNPAVSFGPAVVSWTWDNHWVYWLGPFIGSAIAAIVYEVFFIAPSTYEELPSADF; the protein is encoded by the exons atgccgATTTCTCGAATTGCAGTCGGGTCTCCGGCCGAAGCCGGCCAAGCAGATGCACTCAAGGCGGCTTTAGCCGAGTTCATTTCAgtgcttatttttgttttcgCCGGTGAAGGCTCGGGCATGGCTTTCA ACAAGTTGACCGACGATGGCTCGTCGACACCAGCGGGTTTAGTAGCTGCGGCATTGGCTCACGCCTTGGCGTTGTTTGTGGCGGTTTCGGTCGGAGCTAACATTTCCGGCGGGCACGTAAACCCCGCCGTCACGTTCGGTGCTTTCGTGGGTGGCCACATTACATTGGTGAGGAGTATTTTGTATTGGATAGCTCAATTGCTTGGATCTGTCGTTGCTTGCTTGCTTCTCAAGTTCTCAACCGGTGGAATG ACAACATCCGCATTTTCCTTATCATCCGGGGTAGGAGCATGGAACGCAGTCGTTTTCGAGATCGTGATGACCTTCGGCCTGGTTTACACCGTTTACGCCACAGCGGTCGACCCGAAGAAGGGCAACATCGGCATCATCGCACCCATTGCCATCGGTTTCATCGTGGGTGCCAATATCTTAGCCGGTGGTGCCTTCGACGGTGCGTCCATGAACCCCGCGGTCTCATTCGGTCCGGCCGTGGTTAGTTGGACGTGGGACAACCATTGGGTCTATTGGCTTGGTCCGTTCATTGGCTCAGCCATTGCAGCCATTGTATACGAGGTTTTCTTTATTGCCCCAAGTACATATGAAGAGCTTCCTAGTgcagatttttaa